One part of the Methylobacterium terrae genome encodes these proteins:
- a CDS encoding MFS transporter has protein sequence MTRSLTPRAAPGGVIETDVSARLDRLPWGRFHTLVVLALGITWVLDGLEVTLAGALAGALKASPTLRFSNAEIGLATSSYLAGAVLGAVGFGWLTDRLGRKKLFFITLAVYLAATAATGLSWNLWSFCLFRFLTGAGIGGEYTAINSTIQELIPARARGWTDLVINGSFWLGAVLGAGTSLIVLDPALFGPDTGWRVAFGLGAFLGLIILFLRTWIPESPRWLMTHGRHEEAEALVAGIEARFRAEGHALTQGPFPKARLRQRTHTPLSEVFSALKTYRQRAWVGLALMSAQAFFYNAIFFTYALILIDFYQVPADGVGWYILPFAAGNFLGPVLLGRLFDTLGRKPMIALTYGMSGVLLALSGLAFQQELVTATTLTLCWMAVFFFASAAASSAYLTVSEVFPLEIRALAIALFYAVGTSVGAVGPALFGVLIEGHSRTAILGGYLLASVLMIAAGAVAGIWGVAAERKSLEDVAKPLAAEE, from the coding sequence ATGACGCGTTCCCTCACCCCCCGCGCCGCCCCCGGCGGCGTGATCGAGACCGACGTCTCGGCCCGGCTCGACCGGCTGCCGTGGGGCCGGTTCCACACCCTGGTGGTGCTCGCGCTCGGGATCACCTGGGTGCTCGACGGGCTCGAGGTGACGCTGGCGGGCGCGCTCGCCGGCGCCCTCAAGGCGAGCCCGACGCTCCGGTTCTCCAACGCCGAGATCGGCCTTGCCACGTCGAGCTACCTCGCCGGGGCGGTGCTGGGGGCGGTCGGCTTCGGCTGGCTCACCGACCGGCTCGGGCGCAAGAAGCTCTTCTTCATCACGCTCGCGGTCTACCTCGCGGCCACCGCCGCCACCGGCCTGTCCTGGAACCTGTGGAGCTTCTGCCTCTTCCGCTTCCTCACCGGCGCGGGCATCGGCGGCGAGTACACGGCGATCAACTCGACGATCCAGGAGCTGATCCCGGCGAGGGCGCGCGGCTGGACCGACCTCGTCATCAACGGCAGCTTCTGGCTCGGCGCGGTGCTCGGCGCCGGCACCTCGCTGATCGTGCTCGACCCGGCCCTGTTCGGGCCGGATACGGGCTGGCGCGTCGCCTTCGGCCTCGGCGCGTTCCTCGGGCTGATCATCCTGTTCCTGCGCACCTGGATCCCCGAGAGCCCGCGCTGGCTGATGACCCACGGGCGGCACGAGGAGGCCGAGGCGCTGGTCGCCGGGATCGAGGCGCGCTTTCGCGCCGAGGGGCACGCCCTGACGCAGGGCCCGTTCCCGAAGGCGCGCCTGCGCCAGCGCACCCACACCCCGCTCTCCGAGGTGTTCTCCGCGCTCAAGACCTACCGGCAGCGGGCCTGGGTGGGTCTCGCCCTGATGTCGGCCCAGGCCTTCTTCTACAACGCGATCTTCTTCACCTACGCGCTGATCCTGATCGACTTCTACCAGGTGCCGGCGGACGGGGTCGGCTGGTACATCCTGCCCTTCGCGGCCGGCAACTTCCTGGGGCCGGTGCTGCTCGGGCGGCTGTTCGACACGCTCGGTCGCAAGCCGATGATCGCCCTCACCTACGGGATGTCGGGCGTGCTGCTGGCGCTCAGCGGGCTCGCCTTCCAGCAGGAGCTCGTCACCGCGACGACCCTGACGCTCTGCTGGATGGCGGTGTTCTTCTTCGCCTCCGCGGCGGCGAGCTCGGCCTACCTCACCGTGAGCGAGGTGTTTCCCCTCGAGATCCGGGCGCTCGCCATCGCGCTGTTCTACGCCGTCGGCACCTCGGTCGGGGCGGTGGGGCCGGCCCTGTTCGGCGTGCTGATCGAGGGGCACTCGCGGACCGCGATCCTCGGCGGCTACCTGCTCGCCTCCGTGCTGATGATCGCGGCCGGCGCGGTGGCCGGCATCTGGGGGGTTGCGGCGGAGCGCAAGTCGCTGGAGGACGTGGCAAAGCCGCTGGCGGCGGAGGAGTAG
- a CDS encoding NAD(P)H-dependent flavin oxidoreductase yields MSAGHPALARADAFAAAYGLRLPLLLAPMAGACPPALSVAVIRAGGLGACGALLMQPAAILAWADSVREAGPFQINLWIPDPAPVRDPAHEARVRDFLGGFGPAVPPEAGDAAPPDFAAQCEALIEARPRVVSSIMGLYPPDYVARLKARGIAWWATVSTVQEALAAEAAGADAVVAQGAEAGGHRGRFDPARAEAETVGLMALLPAVVDAVEIPVVATGGIADARGAAAALLLGASAVQVGTGFLRCPEAGIPAAWADALGRARPEETRLTRAFSGRAGRSLATAYVAAAAEPAAPAPAPYPVQRGLTQGMREAAAKAGDLGRMQAWAGQAAGLARAEPAGEAVGRIWEGARAILR; encoded by the coding sequence ATGTCCGCCGGCCACCCCGCCCTCGCCCGCGCAGACGCCTTCGCCGCCGCCTACGGCCTGCGGCTGCCGCTGCTCCTCGCCCCGATGGCCGGGGCCTGCCCGCCGGCGCTCTCGGTCGCGGTGATCCGGGCGGGCGGGCTCGGGGCCTGCGGCGCGCTGCTGATGCAGCCGGCGGCGATCCTCGCCTGGGCCGATTCGGTGCGGGAGGCCGGTCCCTTCCAGATCAACCTGTGGATCCCCGACCCGGCTCCTGTCCGCGACCCCGCCCACGAGGCGCGCGTGCGCGACTTCCTCGGCGGCTTCGGCCCGGCGGTGCCGCCGGAGGCCGGCGACGCGGCGCCGCCGGACTTCGCCGCGCAGTGCGAGGCCCTGATCGAGGCCCGCCCGCGCGTCGTCTCCTCGATCATGGGGCTCTACCCGCCGGATTACGTCGCCCGCCTCAAGGCGCGCGGCATCGCCTGGTGGGCCACGGTCTCGACGGTGCAGGAGGCGCTGGCGGCCGAGGCCGCCGGGGCCGACGCGGTGGTGGCGCAGGGCGCCGAGGCCGGGGGCCATCGCGGCCGCTTCGATCCGGCGCGGGCGGAGGCCGAGACGGTCGGCCTGATGGCGCTGCTGCCGGCGGTGGTCGATGCCGTCGAGATCCCGGTGGTGGCCACCGGCGGCATCGCCGATGCCCGCGGAGCGGCCGCCGCGCTGCTCCTCGGCGCCAGCGCCGTGCAGGTCGGCACCGGCTTCCTGCGCTGCCCCGAGGCCGGCATCCCGGCGGCCTGGGCCGACGCCCTCGGCCGCGCCCGGCCCGAGGAGACCCGCCTCACCCGCGCCTTCAGCGGCCGCGCCGGCCGCAGCCTCGCCACCGCCTACGTGGCGGCCGCCGCGGAGCCGGCCGCGCCGGCGCCGGCCCCCTACCCGGTCCAGCGCGGCCTGACGCAAGGGATGCGCGAGGCGGCGGCCAAGGCCGGCGATCTCGGCCGGATGCAGGCCTGGGCCGGGCAGGCGGCCGGTCTCGCCCGGGCGGAGCCGGCGGGCGAGGCGGTCGGGCGGATCTGGGAGGGCGCGCGGGCCATACTGCGGTAG
- a CDS encoding type II toxin-antitoxin system ParD family antitoxin — protein MTMNISLPDPMKEWVEAQSRSGRSSNASDSVRDLIRRDQERADRLGELQALVDAGTPRGNSDRTPDDIRRLGRDKLVAATKTS, from the coding sequence ATGACGATGAACATTTCGCTGCCCGATCCCATGAAGGAGTGGGTCGAGGCGCAGTCCCGCAGCGGCCGGTCCAGCAACGCGAGCGACTCCGTGCGCGACCTGATCCGGCGCGATCAGGAGCGTGCCGACAGGCTCGGCGAGTTGCAGGCTCTGGTGGATGCGGGAACGCCCCGCGGCAACAGCGATCGGACGCCCGATGACATTCGCCGTCTCGGCCGGGACAAGCTCGTCGCCGCGACGAAGACGTCATGA
- a CDS encoding ABC transporter permease — protein sequence MIRYLARRLLTMAVTLLIISALVFVIIKLPPGDFLTNQIAELRSQGEAASVAKAQFLMQQYGLDRPVWEQYLRWIGLWPNPEGAFNGLIQGNWGWSFEYDRPVREVVGDALWLTLVVNLAVVIFVHLVSIPIAIYSATRQYSIGDYVATFIGYIGLATPSFLLALVMLFYANRWFGVSIGGLFDSAYAGQPWSWDKVRSLMAHLVVPTLVIGLGGTAAMIRRMRANLLDELGKQYVVTARAKGLPPTRALLKYPFRMSLNPFIADIGNLLPHLISGSVLVSLVLSLPTVGPILLAALKSQDQFLAGFILMFVAMLTVIGMLISDLLLAWLDPRIRLGGGGR from the coding sequence GTGATCCGCTACCTCGCCCGCCGCCTCCTCACCATGGCGGTCACGCTGCTCATCATCTCCGCCCTCGTCTTCGTCATCATCAAGCTGCCGCCGGGCGACTTCCTCACCAACCAGATCGCCGAGCTGCGCTCGCAGGGCGAGGCGGCCTCCGTCGCCAAGGCGCAGTTCCTGATGCAGCAATACGGCCTCGACCGCCCGGTCTGGGAGCAGTACCTGCGGTGGATCGGGCTGTGGCCCAATCCCGAGGGCGCCTTCAACGGCCTGATCCAGGGCAACTGGGGCTGGTCGTTCGAGTACGACCGCCCGGTGCGCGAGGTGGTCGGCGACGCGCTGTGGCTGACGCTCGTCGTCAATCTCGCGGTGGTGATCTTCGTCCACCTGGTCTCGATCCCGATCGCGATCTACTCGGCGACGCGGCAATACTCGATCGGCGACTACGTCGCGACCTTCATCGGCTATATCGGCCTTGCCACCCCGTCCTTCCTGCTGGCGCTGGTGATGCTGTTCTACGCCAACCGCTGGTTCGGTGTGTCGATCGGCGGGTTGTTCGACAGCGCCTATGCGGGCCAGCCCTGGAGCTGGGACAAGGTGCGCTCGCTCATGGCCCACCTCGTCGTCCCGACCCTGGTGATCGGGCTCGGCGGCACCGCCGCGATGATCCGGCGGATGCGCGCCAACCTCCTCGACGAGCTGGGCAAGCAATACGTCGTCACCGCCCGGGCCAAGGGCCTGCCGCCGACCCGGGCGCTCTTGAAATACCCGTTCCGGATGTCGCTGAACCCGTTCATCGCCGATATCGGCAACCTCCTGCCCCACCTCATCTCGGGCTCGGTGCTGGTGTCGCTGGTGCTGAGCCTGCCGACCGTCGGGCCGATCCTGCTCGCCGCGCTCAAGAGCCAGGACCAGTTCCTGGCCGGCTTCATCCTGATGTTCGTGGCGATGCTCACCGTGATCGGCATGCTGATCTCCGACCTGCTGCTCGCCTGGCTCGATCCGCGCATCCGTCTCGGGGGAGGCGGCCGATGA
- a CDS encoding YegP family protein yields the protein MRFELYRDGKGEWRWRLRAENGEVVADSGEGYVRREDCEHGIALVKGATNARVVDMTLKMA from the coding sequence ATGCGCTTCGAACTCTATCGCGACGGCAAGGGCGAGTGGCGCTGGCGCCTGCGGGCCGAGAACGGCGAGGTGGTGGCCGATTCGGGCGAGGGCTACGTGCGCCGCGAGGATTGCGAGCACGGCATCGCCCTGGTGAAGGGCGCGACCAACGCCCGGGTCGTCGACATGACGCTCAAGATGGCGTGA
- a CDS encoding ABC transporter permease: MSLELRDRPHHFVDAAAFDPGRTEPVGAESSAVDRASSWRLTWWKFRKHRVAVAAGLILIAFYALIPFVEVIAPYNPAKRHGDYLYAPPQSIHLFHEGRLVGPYTHPYHFTFNIETFHRDYTVDRTKVQPLRFFCRDEAYAFWGLIDTDWHLVCPPKDGTMFLLGTDRLGRDLLSRIISGARISLTVGLVGIAVSFALGLFFGGLAGYLGGWVDNVIQRVIEILRSLPELPLWLALSAALPPNWSPILVFFGITLILGLLDWPGLARAVRSKLLALREEDYVRAAELMGASKSRIIARHLIPNFMSHLIASATLSIPSMILGETALSFLGLGLRPPVTSWGVLLNEAQNLAAVQLHPWLLAPILPVVIVVLAFNFLGDGLRDAADPYH, from the coding sequence ATGAGCCTCGAGTTGCGCGACCGGCCGCATCACTTCGTCGACGCCGCAGCCTTCGATCCCGGCCGCACCGAGCCGGTGGGGGCGGAGAGCAGCGCCGTCGACCGCGCCTCGTCCTGGCGCCTGACCTGGTGGAAGTTCCGCAAGCACCGGGTCGCGGTGGCGGCGGGGCTGATCCTGATCGCCTTCTACGCCCTGATCCCGTTCGTCGAGGTGATCGCGCCCTACAACCCGGCCAAGCGCCACGGCGACTACCTGTACGCCCCGCCGCAATCGATCCACCTGTTCCACGAGGGCCGCCTCGTCGGCCCCTACACCCATCCCTACCACTTCACCTTCAACATCGAGACCTTCCACCGCGACTACACGGTGGACCGCACCAAGGTGCAGCCCCTGCGCTTCTTCTGCCGCGACGAGGCCTACGCGTTCTGGGGCCTGATCGACACCGACTGGCACCTTGTCTGTCCGCCCAAGGACGGGACGATGTTCCTGCTCGGCACCGACCGGCTCGGGCGCGACCTCCTCTCGCGCATCATCTCGGGCGCGCGGATCTCGCTCACCGTCGGTCTCGTCGGCATCGCGGTGTCCTTCGCCCTCGGGCTGTTCTTCGGCGGGCTCGCCGGCTATCTCGGCGGCTGGGTCGACAACGTGATCCAGCGCGTGATCGAGATCCTGCGCTCGCTGCCCGAACTGCCGCTCTGGCTCGCGCTGTCGGCGGCGCTGCCGCCGAACTGGAGCCCGATCCTGGTCTTCTTCGGCATCACGCTGATCCTCGGGCTGCTCGACTGGCCGGGCCTCGCCCGCGCGGTGCGCTCGAAGCTCCTGGCGCTCCGCGAGGAGGATTACGTCCGCGCCGCCGAGCTGATGGGGGCCTCGAAGAGCCGGATCATCGCCCGCCACCTGATCCCGAACTTCATGAGCCACCTGATCGCCTCGGCGACCCTGTCGATCCCCTCGATGATCCTCGGCGAGACGGCCCTGTCGTTCTTAGGATTGGGCCTGCGCCCGCCGGTGACGAGCTGGGGCGTCTTGCTCAACGAGGCGCAGAACCTTGCGGCAGTGCAGCTCCACCCGTGGCTCCTGGCGCCGATCCTGCCGGTGGTGATCGTGGTGCTGGCCTTCAACTTCCTCGGCGACGGTCTGCGCGACGCGGCCGACCCGTACCACTAG
- a CDS encoding PAS domain-containing protein, with product MIFTTDSSGSLSHISPEWTTLTGQEITAAAEGGWLACVHEADRGTVQEVFTTAAATVSEFSVRFRLCFADGSVRWVGAGGVPSYGPPDRTFIGYLGSVIEIASGASDAAGAYGNIGRYLPPPTHPTTMPGDSLDRIADHLIMAHSLIEEDGGKPALPALRAALFEIGRALARRTPQMSKLN from the coding sequence ATGATCTTCACGACAGATTCGTCAGGGTCCCTCTCTCACATCAGTCCGGAATGGACGACGCTGACGGGTCAGGAGATCACGGCCGCAGCGGAGGGCGGCTGGCTCGCCTGCGTCCACGAGGCCGACCGGGGCACCGTCCAGGAGGTGTTCACGACGGCCGCCGCGACGGTGAGCGAGTTCAGCGTGCGCTTCCGGCTCTGCTTCGCGGATGGGAGCGTGCGCTGGGTCGGGGCGGGGGGCGTTCCGTCCTACGGACCGCCCGATCGCACCTTCATCGGCTATCTCGGCTCCGTGATCGAGATCGCGTCCGGCGCGTCGGACGCCGCGGGCGCCTACGGCAATATCGGGCGGTACCTGCCTCCCCCGACCCACCCGACCACGATGCCGGGCGATTCCCTCGACCGGATCGCCGACCACCTGATCATGGCGCATTCCCTGATCGAGGAGGATGGCGGCAAGCCCGCCTTGCCCGCCCTGCGCGCAGCCCTGTTCGAGATCGGGCGGGCCCTGGCCCGCAGGACCCCGCAGATGTCGAAGCTCAACTGA
- a CDS encoding DEAD/DEAH box helicase, with amino-acid sequence MTQFTDFGLAAPILKALAQAGYVTPTPIQAQAIPPAMQGKDLCGIAQTGTGKTASFALPILHRLASDAAKPAPRRSCRVLVLAPTRELASQIADSFKEYGQFLKLTTTVVFGGVTIGRQERALAGGVDVLVATPGRLLDLIDRRSLTLDGVEYLVLDEADQMLDLGFIHALKRIVKLLPAQRQSLFFSATMPKNIAGLADQYLKNPVQVAVTPVATTAERVDQKVVFVPTGSKQSLLGTILRDEAIDRVLVFTRTKHGADRVVRGLERDGIGSAAIHGNKSQPQRERALAAFRAGTCRVLVATDIAARGIDVDGVSHVVNFDLPNVPEAYVHRIGRTARAGKDGLAISFCNDEERAYLRDIERLTRQKVPVMAIPEGFVPPSREEAAQAVAEAERDRRQPGSGPRGQRPGGGRQGQPAGRQGQPRHGAGRPQEHREPRADGRGGHEGRQARPQGQGQGRPQGQGQGRPQGQGPGRPQGGQRADGNRQQRPAGGGANRDGRSIGWLDRAPR; translated from the coding sequence TTGACCCAGTTCACCGATTTCGGCCTCGCGGCGCCGATCCTGAAGGCGCTCGCCCAGGCCGGCTACGTCACGCCGACCCCGATCCAGGCGCAGGCGATCCCGCCGGCCATGCAGGGCAAGGACCTGTGCGGCATCGCCCAGACCGGCACCGGCAAGACCGCGTCCTTCGCGCTGCCGATCCTCCACCGTCTCGCCTCCGACGCGGCCAAGCCCGCGCCGCGCCGCAGCTGCCGCGTGCTGGTGCTCGCGCCCACCCGCGAGCTCGCCAGCCAGATCGCCGACAGCTTCAAGGAGTACGGCCAGTTCCTGAAGCTCACCACCACGGTGGTGTTCGGCGGCGTCACCATCGGCCGCCAGGAGCGGGCGCTCGCGGGCGGCGTCGACGTGCTGGTCGCCACCCCGGGCCGGCTCCTCGACCTGATCGACCGCCGCTCGCTCACCCTCGACGGCGTCGAGTACCTCGTCCTCGACGAGGCCGACCAGATGCTCGACCTCGGCTTCATCCACGCCCTCAAGCGCATCGTGAAGCTGCTGCCGGCCCAGCGCCAGAGCCTGTTCTTCTCGGCCACCATGCCGAAGAACATCGCCGGCCTCGCCGACCAGTACCTGAAGAACCCGGTCCAGGTCGCGGTGACCCCGGTCGCCACCACTGCCGAGCGGGTCGACCAGAAGGTCGTCTTCGTGCCGACCGGCTCGAAGCAGTCGCTGCTCGGCACGATCCTGCGCGACGAGGCGATCGACCGGGTGCTGGTCTTCACCCGCACCAAGCACGGCGCCGACCGCGTGGTGCGCGGCCTCGAGCGCGACGGCATCGGCTCGGCGGCGATCCACGGCAACAAGTCGCAGCCGCAGCGCGAGCGGGCGCTCGCCGCCTTCCGGGCCGGCACCTGCCGGGTGCTGGTGGCCACCGACATCGCTGCCCGCGGCATCGACGTCGACGGCGTGTCCCACGTCGTCAACTTCGACCTGCCGAACGTGCCGGAGGCCTACGTCCACCGCATCGGCCGCACCGCGCGCGCCGGCAAGGACGGCCTCGCGATCTCGTTCTGCAACGACGAGGAGCGCGCCTACCTGCGCGACATCGAGCGCCTGACCCGCCAGAAGGTGCCGGTGATGGCGATCCCCGAGGGCTTCGTGCCCCCGAGCCGCGAGGAGGCCGCGCAAGCCGTGGCCGAGGCCGAGCGCGACCGGCGGCAGCCCGGCTCGGGCCCGCGCGGCCAGCGCCCCGGCGGCGGCCGCCAGGGCCAGCCGGCCGGTCGGCAGGGCCAGCCGCGCCACGGCGCCGGCCGTCCGCAGGAGCACCGCGAGCCCCGCGCCGATGGCCGCGGCGGCCACGAAGGCCGTCAGGCCCGCCCGCAGGGCCAGGGCCAAGGTCGCCCGCAGGGCCAGGGCCAAGGTCGCCCGCAGGGCCAGGGGCCGGGCCGTCCTCAGGGCGGCCAGCGCGCCGACGGCAACCGCCAGCAGCGCCCGGCGGGCGGCGGGGCTAACCGCGACGGCCGCTCGATCGGCTGGCTCGACCGCGCTCCGCGCTGA
- a CDS encoding PaaI family thioesterase — protein MDAADDGMIYGADIPFARLCGIEALEVVEGRTRLRLALGPQHGNNLGIAHGGILCTLLDIAMGTVARLTAGRPVVTLDMQTRFLSPGHGVLLAEGRVARAGQSILFCDAEIRDEAGRVVATATGVFKPVGAKG, from the coding sequence ATGGACGCGGCGGACGACGGCATGATCTACGGGGCGGACATCCCGTTCGCCCGGCTCTGCGGCATCGAGGCGCTGGAGGTCGTCGAGGGGCGCACGCGCCTGCGCCTGGCGCTCGGGCCGCAGCACGGCAACAACCTCGGCATCGCCCATGGCGGCATCCTGTGCACGCTCCTCGACATCGCCATGGGGACGGTGGCCCGGCTCACCGCCGGCCGGCCGGTGGTGACCCTCGACATGCAGACCCGCTTCCTCTCGCCGGGCCACGGCGTGCTCCTCGCCGAGGGGCGGGTGGCGCGGGCCGGCCAGTCGATCCTGTTCTGCGACGCCGAGATCCGCGACGAGGCCGGGCGGGTGGTGGCGACCGCGACGGGGGTGTTCAAGCCGGTCGGCGCCAAGGGTTAG
- a CDS encoding NUDIX hydrolase, whose translation MRERPASRLLVLDGEDRLLLFRFVFRDGALAGEEYWATPGGAVEPGESYSDAAIRELREETGLPCPAAAPEIGERVFTMRLVDGEQVRARERFFAVRAGAGPLSRDGWTPHEAEVLAEHRWWTRAELAAPPMQIYPEDVVALYDAALAALEGPAGSRGTG comes from the coding sequence ATGCGCGAGCGCCCCGCCTCCCGGCTCCTCGTCCTCGACGGCGAGGACCGGCTGCTCCTGTTCCGCTTCGTCTTCCGCGATGGCGCGCTCGCCGGCGAGGAGTACTGGGCGACGCCGGGCGGCGCCGTCGAGCCGGGCGAGAGCTACTCCGACGCCGCCATCCGGGAATTGCGCGAGGAGACCGGCCTGCCCTGCCCGGCCGCCGCGCCGGAGATCGGCGAGCGCGTGTTCACGATGCGGCTGGTCGACGGCGAGCAGGTGCGGGCGCGGGAGCGGTTCTTCGCCGTGCGGGCCGGGGCCGGTCCCCTCTCCCGCGACGGGTGGACGCCGCACGAGGCGGAGGTCCTGGCCGAGCATCGCTGGTGGACGCGGGCGGAGCTCGCGGCGCCGCCGATGCAGATCTACCCGGAGGATGTCGTGGCGCTCTACGATGCGGCCCTCGCCGCCCTCGAGGGTCCCGCGGGGAGCCGCGGGACCGGGTGA
- a CDS encoding ABC transporter substrate-binding protein: MHPSPQRGEGWWHVAVLSVLLPLLGFPALAADSASDRLPKQPLVVDSTGQGRQLGKPGGDIVTLVSKARDIRYISTYSYTRLVGYDETLAFKADILEKFENDGDRVYTFTLREGHRWSDGQPFTAEDIRYWWEDVALNKELSPSGPPEFMMVDGQPPRFEVIDPLHVRFTWDKPNPRFLPELASPRDPFVYRPAHYLKKFNPRYTPKAEIEPLVKQAKVKGWAALHNRLDAMFEQTNPDLPTLQPWRVTNTAPAARFVFVRNPYYHRVDANGQQLPYIDKVLMDVAAGGLLAAKANAGEADLLFRGLNMEDIPILREGERAKGYRTHLWPTARGSELALYPNLTVTDPVWRGLNRDLRYRRALSLAIDRRTLNNALLFGLGTEGNDTVVEKSPLYKPEYRTLYAGYDPAQASRLLDEVGLTRRNGAGIRLLPDGRELEIVVETDGESSMLTDGLTLISEFWREVGVKLFVKPQDRTVLRNRAYSGAAVMVAAQGLDLAMPTAEMSPDELAPVHQDTYAWPKWGQYVETRGKEGEPCDIPAAKVLIDLNARWMATADNAEQARIWGEMLQNRAENQWVIGTVSGALQPVVAKTRLLNVPDKETYSWKPTALIGIYRMDQFYWGPNPKEASR, translated from the coding sequence GTGCACCCTTCCCCGCAGAGGGGGGAGGGTTGGTGGCACGTCGCTGTTCTGTCAGTTCTGCTGCCGCTGCTCGGCTTCCCCGCCCTCGCGGCCGACTCCGCCTCCGACCGCCTCCCCAAGCAACCCCTGGTCGTCGATTCCACCGGACAAGGCCGCCAGCTCGGCAAGCCCGGCGGCGACATCGTCACGCTGGTCTCGAAGGCCCGCGACATCCGCTACATCTCGACCTACAGCTACACCCGCCTCGTCGGTTACGACGAGACGCTGGCGTTCAAGGCCGATATCCTCGAAAAATTCGAGAACGACGGCGACAGGGTCTACACCTTCACCTTGCGCGAGGGCCATCGCTGGTCCGACGGCCAGCCCTTCACGGCGGAGGACATCCGCTACTGGTGGGAGGACGTCGCCCTCAACAAGGAGCTGAGCCCCTCCGGCCCGCCGGAATTCATGATGGTCGACGGGCAGCCGCCCCGCTTCGAGGTGATTGATCCGCTCCACGTCCGGTTCACCTGGGACAAGCCGAACCCGCGCTTCCTGCCCGAACTCGCCTCGCCGCGCGATCCCTTCGTCTACCGGCCGGCCCACTACCTGAAGAAGTTCAACCCGCGCTACACGCCGAAGGCCGAGATCGAGCCGCTGGTGAAGCAGGCCAAGGTCAAGGGCTGGGCGGCCCTCCACAACCGGCTCGACGCGATGTTCGAGCAGACCAACCCGGACCTGCCGACGCTCCAGCCCTGGCGCGTCACCAATACCGCGCCGGCGGCCCGCTTCGTCTTCGTGCGCAACCCCTACTACCACCGGGTCGACGCCAACGGGCAGCAACTGCCCTACATCGACAAGGTTCTGATGGACGTGGCGGCGGGCGGGCTCCTCGCCGCCAAGGCCAATGCGGGCGAGGCCGACCTCCTCTTCCGCGGCCTCAACATGGAGGACATCCCGATCCTGCGCGAGGGCGAGCGCGCCAAGGGCTACCGCACCCATCTCTGGCCCACGGCCCGCGGCTCGGAACTGGCACTCTATCCGAACCTGACCGTCACCGATCCGGTCTGGCGCGGGCTCAACCGCGACCTGCGCTACCGCCGCGCCCTGTCGCTCGCCATCGACCGGCGCACCCTCAACAACGCCCTGCTGTTCGGCCTCGGCACCGAGGGCAACGACACGGTCGTCGAGAAGAGCCCGCTCTACAAGCCGGAATATCGCACGCTCTACGCCGGTTACGACCCGGCGCAAGCCTCGCGCCTCCTCGACGAGGTTGGGCTGACCCGGCGCAACGGCGCCGGCATCCGCCTCCTGCCCGACGGGCGCGAGCTCGAGATCGTGGTCGAGACTGACGGCGAGAGCAGCATGCTCACCGACGGGCTGACCCTCATCTCGGAATTCTGGCGCGAGGTCGGGGTCAAGCTGTTCGTCAAGCCGCAGGACCGCACGGTCCTGCGCAACCGCGCCTATTCGGGCGCCGCCGTGATGGTGGCGGCGCAAGGGCTCGACCTCGCGATGCCGACCGCCGAGATGTCGCCCGACGAACTCGCCCCGGTCCACCAGGACACCTATGCCTGGCCGAAATGGGGCCAGTACGTCGAGACAAGGGGCAAGGAGGGCGAGCCCTGCGACATCCCCGCGGCGAAGGTGCTGATCGACCTCAACGCCCGCTGGATGGCCACCGCCGACAATGCCGAGCAGGCGAGGATCTGGGGCGAGATGCTGCAGAACCGCGCCGAGAACCAGTGGGTGATCGGCACGGTCTCGGGGGCGCTGCAGCCGGTCGTCGCCAAGACCCGGCTCCTCAACGTGCCCGACAAAGAGACCTACAGCTGGAAGCCGACGGCGCTCATCGGCATCTACCGCATGGACCAGTTCTACTGGGGGCCGAACCCCAAGGAGGCGTCGCGGTGA